The following coding sequences are from one Zalophus californianus isolate mZalCal1 chromosome 5, mZalCal1.pri.v2, whole genome shotgun sequence window:
- the LOC113929892 gene encoding PIH1 domain-containing protein 1-like: MADSKQLVPELSGAEKMGAETECFEELLLQASKELQQAQTSRPESTQIQPQPGFCIKTNSSEGKVSVINICHSPSIPPLADVTEDELLQMLEEDKAGFRIPMSLGEPHAELDAKGQGCTTYDVAVNSDFYRRMQNSDFLQELVVTIAREGLEDKYSLQLNPEWCMLKKRPFLGSISQQNIHSQQRPRIQELGNLYTPDSLRPEERREKPHLNLWLEAPDLLLAEIDLPELDGALGLSLEIGENRLVMGGPQQLYRLDAYIPLRISSKESKAAFHRKRKQLMVAMPLLSVAS; the protein is encoded by the coding sequence ATGGCAGACTCGAAGCAGCTGGTGCCGGAGTTAAGCGGGGCAGAGAAGATGGGCGCTGAGACCGAGTGTTTTGAGGAGCTGCTGCTGCAGGCCTCCAAGGAGCTCCAGCAAGCACAGACAAGCAGACCAGAATCTACACAGATCCAACCGCAACCTGGTTTCTGCATAAAGACCAACTCATCCGAAGGGAAGGTGTCTGTCATCAACATCTGTCActctccttccatccctcctctGGCTGACGTGACTGAGGACGAGCTGCTTCAAATGCTGGAGGAAGACAAAGCCGGGTTTCGCATCCCCATGAGTCTGGGAGAACCTCATGCCGAACTGGATGCAAAAGGCCAGGGTTGTACCACCTACGACGTAGCGGTCAACAGCGACTTCTACCGGAGGATGCAGAACAGCGATTTCTTGCAAGAGCTCGTGGTCACCATCGCCAGGGAGGGCCTTGAGGACAAATACAGTCTGCAGCTGAATCCAGAGTGGTGCATGTTGAAGAAACGGCCTTTCCTGGGCTCCATCTCCCAGCAAAATATCCACTCCCAGCAGCGTCCTCGGATCCAGGAGCTGGGAAACCTGTATACTCCTGACTCTCTGAGACCTGAGGAACGCCGGGAGAAGCCTCACCTGAACCTTTGGCTGGAAGCCCCTGACCTCCTCTTGGCTGAAATTGACCTCCCTGAACTGGATGGAGCTCTGGGGCTGTCGCTGGAGATTGGGGAGAACCGCCTGGTGATGGGGGGCCCCCAGCAGCTGTACCGTCTGGATGCCTATATCCCCCTGCGGATCAGCTCCAAGGAGAGCAAGGCAGCCTTCCATCGGAAGAGAAAGCAACTGATGGTGGCCATGCCCCTTCTGTCGGTGGCTTCTTGA